Within Natator depressus isolate rNatDep1 chromosome 6, rNatDep2.hap1, whole genome shotgun sequence, the genomic segment CTTGGATCAGGGGCTGTCTAGTGTGTGGCTTGTCCAGCGCCGTGCACACCGTCAGCACTTAGCTACTGATAACAATCATACCTGCCTGGGGCAGCATCTGCCTAGCCCAACTGCTTACCAGATCAAGCTACACCCCTGTAACCCTTGCTGTACATCAGGGCATGCATCTACGATGGCTACCAAGAGTAGGAGTAGATTCTTCGTCCCCTGATGTGTTAGGCTCAAGATGGGATGTCTTTCTGGAACAGAAGATACTGCTTTAGTGAAATACagattattgggctcagtacagggttAATGGagtgaagttctctggcctgtgttatacaggaggtcaaaatagatgatctaatggcccattctggccttggaatctgtgaagcTGAAAAGATGCATATTtctctaatgtagacatggccttttcATGGCTGTGGTAATCGATAATAACGAAAAGGTGctgaacagaaaatattttctttattacgTATTCTCTCCTCCACAAAATCTTCTTCCTTGCGTGAATCTCATCAAATGAGTCCTCTGTGTGATTCCTGATCAATGTTGTATTCTCTATCATAACACATGCTAACatgtcagggctggccttaccatgagacAAACTGAGGCGgatgcctcaggtgccagactgtgggagggcgccactaggacccagagtttcaaagttttggcccaagtgagggggcatgggggcgtcatttgagcttcccgcctcaggtgccaaaatgttgtgggccaggcCTGTAACAGGTCTTTGTTTATCAACTCCCACCACTTCTTCTTGGGTCTGCCTCTCTGTCTTTTTCCTTCAATCCGTTCGATTCTCTTACCCACGTAGTTGTCACGATTGTGCTTTACAGACCAAACCATGTGAGCCAGTGCTCCCTCAATATTTTTCCATTCATCAAAAAAATGGAGTGTGACGACATCTACAAACGATACCTGGATTTTagcttgattttattttatttacataagCTTTCCTGCTGATGTAAATGATTGTTGGTTTTCATTTGAAAGGTTTTATTTCCTTACACTTTGCCCCACTAGTGAATGAGTCCTAACGTCTATGAGTTGAAAAAATACTCCATCTAGTGTCAACATCTCAACTTGCATTGCATTTAAATGTGCACTGTATGATGTCCTAAACTTTTAAAACGACATGAGAATTTGAGGCCTATAAAATGTCCAGTACTGGGGAAATAGGAAGAAATGGCACAGAATTGTGAACAACGACAACAACAAAACTCCATGGTGAAAAGGTGGTGTCAGAGGGGAGAAGCTGGTAAACTATCTGTGCCTTGTGCTGAAAGCACTCAATCTGGATTGCAATGTCCTGGGAAGATCCATCCTATGTTCATGTATGTTGGaagtctggagtaactccattggaaTCAATTGAGGTGTAAGCCAGATCAGCCTCATGGTCTTTGTATTTGGGAGGTTACACAGACTAGCCTGATCATTTAATCAATACAGTACCAACTTGTTACTGATTCTAATGACACAACAATGTCTTGAACTCCTATCCCTTCATTGGTATTactggtctgatccaatgcccactgaagtcagtgggagtctatTCAcagattgcaaaaagaaaaggaggacttgtggcaccttagagactaaccagtttatttgagcataagctttcgtgagctacagctcacttcatctgaagcttatgctcaaataaattggttagtctctaaggtgccacaagtactccttttctttttgcgaatacagactaacacggctgttactctgaaacatattcaCAGATTAAAATCCAAATTGGTGTAGGCCCTAAGTGAACTGAGCCACTTTCTACTTTCTAtccttcttaatttttttctaagTCATAATTTCTGCTTAGAAGTTGCTATATAATCAAACCTTGTTTTTAAactaacattttttaaagtaatgatCTAGAGGAGTTTATGTGTACTTAGACACACTGTTAATTTAGAGCCTGATCTCTCTCTGATTAAAGCCACTGGAAAggctcccatagacttcagtgttTTAGATTAGAAACAATGATTATGGTTCCTGCAGTCTCAGGTCCTATGTAGTCttgtaaatataaaaagaaaaaaaattaaaataggagTTGATGGAATTTGGGGAATCAAAAGGTTCTGTGGCAGAAAGAATCCAagagtcagattctgatctcagtaccCCTAGATTATATCTAGAAGGActaactctggatttacactgaaagcagaatttggccccaattGTCAGTGCTTGGTATCTTGGGCTGAGTGGGGTGGCAAAGAAGAAGGTGAGAGACGCTTGAAGGTAGCTGAGCTGAAAAGGAAAGGGGACTTAGAAGAAGGATTCAAGGGGAACTAAGCACAGCTTTTGAGTGAGAAGGAAAGCAAGACCTTTGTGGATCattaagcatttattttattagttgttAAATCTTATTTTATTCTCTGAGTCAAAGAAGTTGTATCTTGTATCTGCAAGATGTGAACTGTTGGTGAAAATAGAATTAAGATGTGTGTTGGATGGAGTCTCTTTAATATTCCCATGTCCCTTATATATCAATTGATAGAATATTCCTATTAATCATTTTCTCCCTTCTTTCAAACCCATGCTTCCTATACTACATATGTAGCGTATATCTTAAACCATTGTTATTCTTTTTGTTTTGAGCATAGATCTATTCCCCTAGTTCCGGGATCTGACCATTGGGACAGGTGGAATTTGTtgggcttgatttttttcctctcagtCACATTGCAGTTACACCAATTATTTTAATCTCAGTGGCGTTATGGCTCGTTTACACAGTTATGAGAGGACAGTTCGGATCGCTGTGCGGTAACTGTGGAGGGAAAATGACACAGCCCTGGTTCTATCTTCCCCCACATTATGAAAAGTCTGTGGCTCACCATCTCCCCCATTTAAAAGAGACTGGGGCACCCCTATTAAAAGAATCGTATCTCACCACAGCTTGTTCCACTTTATAGAGAGTGCGTGTCCCGCCTTCCTCCCTGCTAGAAAATCTCTCACTGTCTTGCCCGGGCTAAGCTGGGAGTCGGGTTAGTGCATCTCTCCTCCGCTTCTCGCACAGAGCAGAGACTGATTTAGGGACATTGATTCAGGCACGGGACTGACCCCTGCCGGCTGCTGGGGCGATCGCAGCGGCTCCGAGCTGCATTTCCAGCCTGGGGCCAGTGGGAGGCAGAAGGAGCTGAGCGAGACGCGCAGAGCTGAGGGTGCTGGTGTCTCCCCCGGTCAGCGTGAATAGTGGGGTGGACCGTGTGAACAGCCACTGGATCTATGcattgggtgggtgggtgagagacagagagacacgGTCCCTgtctctccagccccccggcaGACCTTCCCCACCAGTGCAAAGGGCCATGGCACCCGCGGGCGGGGACTGAGCCTCTGAGACCCGTCTCCAGCAGTAACCATCCTGGGTGCCCCTGACCCCCACCCAGTTCAGGATTCCAGTGCGTGGGTGGGTGCCCACCAGTAAGcaccctgggtgtgtgtggggggccccTAACCCCGCCCAGAATATCCCTGGTTTGTAGGTGCCCCATCACCTCATTAAAAATCCTGTTCCCTTGCCCCCAAACAGGATCCTGGGGGCCGTGTCTCCCCCCGTACAAGCTCTGTGGTGGATGCATAAAAAGAGACCGTGTCTCACTGTCTTGCCCAGGCTACGCTACAGTGGCTATTCACAGGCGCGATCCCACTACTGATCGGCACGGGAGTTTTGACCTGCTCCGTTTCCGACCTGGGCCGGTTCACCCCTCCTTAGGCAACCTGGTAACCCCAAGCTTCCCAGGGATCACCATATTGATGCCGAACTTAGTGCGGACACCCGATCGGCATAGCCCACTGCAGCCCAGAACTCCTGAGCTCAAGCGATCCACCGGCCTCAGCCTCCCAAGTAGCTAGGATTACAGGCGTGCGCCACCGCGCCCGGCGATGCAATAAGCTCCCAGCCTGTTACTAGAGGCTGCTGCTATGATGACGTCACGagcgggagggggaagcaaaATATTCCTGCGCCTGCGCGTGGTTGGTGCGGCGCTCCCCTTGCTCCACTCGCGCCTGCGCGCGCCTGGGGACACGCGCGCCGATCTCGGCTGCGCCTGCGCAGTCTGCAGAGAGCCGAGGGATTTCGCTGTGCATGCCGGGACGTTCCGGCCGGCCAGGGTTGATTAGCGCATGCGCGGCGGGTCCCACTCCCTTTCGGCGCGGTGCGAGCAGCGGGCAGGATGGGTCACCAGCAGCTCTACTGGAGCCACCCCAGGAAGTTCGGCCAGGGCTCCCGCTCGTGGTGGGTGCCGCCGGCTGGGGCCCGGGGAGCCCGGCCGCCATGACGGGCTCCACGCGGGGCTCGCGGCCTGCCGGGCGGGATCCGCTGCGGGAAGCGGGCTGAGGCGTGGGGGtgtcccggggagggggggatcgAGGCGGGGGCCGTGGGTGGGGCCGGCCCGGAGAGGGGGGGCCCGGAGGCCGCTGCGCTGACCGGCTTTTCCCGCTCTCGCCCCGCAGCCGCGTGTGCTCGAACCGCCACGGCCTGATCCGCAAGTACGGGCTGAACATGTGCCGCCAGTGCTTCCGCCAGTACGCCAAGGACATCGGCTTCGTCAAGGTGAGGGGGGGCCCCCCGGCCTGCTGCGGCCCCTGCCCCGCAGCGGCCCGCCCCGCCTGCCGCTGGTCTCCGCGCTCGGCTCGCGCGGGCGGCCCGCTCCGGAGCTAATCCTTGCGGGAGGGGGGCTTAATGCGGCGGTGTCAGGCCTGGACCTGTAATTCGTGTAGCTGGTTTTCACGGAGAAGTCCTCCGTGCAGTGGCATTTATGCAGTCCCTTAGGTCCTTGTCTGTATAGTTACTGTTTGCCCTaagaaactgaccctttcccgaAATACATGTGCTCAGAGGAAATCTCCCTGTTTACTGAGGGGCAGCACCAGTCTTTGTGCTCTAATGTGATGTCCAGGCAAGCTCGTTGCAGTTGACTGTACTGTGCTTCGTGAAAAGAGGGGGTACTTGGGAGTTCGATGGTTGTAACTTTGAAATCACCACTTAAATGGCTTGGTTCTGATCCTTGCCATCTGTTCCTTACTAGCAAATAGCTCCTTCAGATGTTACTAGTATAAGCCTTCTGCTGTAAGACTGAATCCTGATACTTAAATATCCATTTAATGACTGGAGAAAATGTATGATTTGGAAATTGGTAATTTGTCTAGATATCAACTTTACACTTCACAACTTTTCTTTTCCTCATTTCAGTTGGACTAAACACTTCTTCTCAAGAAGATGAGATGTCACAAGGAGACTTCTGGACATAATTTTCTGCCTAATTTGGATAACTGGACACACTAAATTTACCAAGTCTTTGCCATACTATTTTGTGTATAAAATAAAATGGCCAAACAGTCAATTCTGCTTTGTTTAATTTGTGGATACTTGAAATTTAAACTTTCATTGTAAGGAGTTAAATTTGCTTCAGTGTAGTCAAAGTGAAATGATTTTATGTACTATGCTCCTTTGTTATACTGTTTTATATGAAAAGGTGAACTGTTATTGGAATACAGTATTTCTTAATGGGAGTGTTCTGCAAAGAAATCCTCCATGTTTACAGCCAATGTTGTCTGAAACAAGTCTTAATACACTCGAAGTACTAGACCTCATTCTTTCATAAAGAGGATTAAACTGTTAATACAATCTAAGAGCTTTGATTTGTTGATAACTTCTAAATAAGTGAATAGGGCACCTATTACCTCAGTATACTCTAGAAAgcgtatgtctacagtgcagttaaacacctgcagcttACCTCTGCTAgctgtagatgttcaggcttggactgaagcctgagctctgggacccaccCCCATTAcagggtctcagagcttgggctctaaCTTGAACCCCAATGTCTACAtcataattaaacagcccctaagCCAGAGtgagctggcatgggccagctgcaggtgtttaattgcagtgtagaggtaTCCATATAGGATGAAATGCAGGTCATGGCAAGAATGTTAAACTAGCTAGTTATAAATGTGGCATCAGCCCGATCATTAGTAGCTTCCCACAAGGGTAAGGATAGAGTGAGAGGCAGTAACCAAATAGGCATTGTTTTGCTGGACTGAAGGGGAAATAGTCTAGTATTGAATGTCCTCTACAGTTTAGAGGATAGGTCATGGATACGGAGTGATCGGGATAGTTTAAGCTCCGTGGAAGCAAACAATTTGTGTTAATATGGGTAAATGTATACGTTTCGGAAGAAAGGATGCAGGTCCTACACTATGGAGGACtcttatcctgggaagcagggattCTGAAAAGATTGGGGgttgtgatggataatcagctgaatatgagctcccagtgcagggctgttGCCACAAGGCTAATACTCCTTGGATGCACAAAGGGTAACTTTAAatgggagtagagaggttattttccatTTATATTTTGGCActagtgcagctgctgctggaataaTGTGTCCTGTGCTAGTATCCACAGTTCAAGGAAGATGACAGAtcagagaggattcagagaagagccataagaatgattacaggattagaaatTATGCctttgtagtgatagtcaaggagctcaatctatttagtttaacaaagaaaaggttaaggggtgactacaatctataagtatctacGTGGGAAACATTTGATGCTGGGCTTTTCAGTGTAGCAGACAACAGGTATAACAACCCACTGGgtagaagttgaagctacacttcagattggaaataaggtgtacatttttaagtgagTAATTTTAACCATAGGAACAGTTGACCGAGGGTTGTGGTGGCTTCTCTGTCACTGACAGCTTTTAAATCAAattggatattttttctaaaacatCTGCTCTAAGAATTACTCTGGGGAAGTACTATGGCCTGTGTCACATAGCAGGtaagactagataatcacagtagTCCTGTTGGGCCTTGGAAtctggtttgattttatttttgtaaagaacATTTGGTTCACACAGACTCAAATTTATGAGGGTTAACACTCTGACCGTTGTGGGGGAAAATGCCATGCTGATTAGAGTGACAGTTCCTGTTTCACTACAGTATATGCCACCAACTCCCACTGGAACTACCAATAGTGCTCTAGTTAGAAATGGAAATGAGCTGCTGGCTACGTAGAGAGACATTTATTTGAAGAATGGGTAATTTTGTTAATCTAAAGAAGAAATAGATCACCCAGAAATTATATAGGCTTAATGCTGGAATTACTAGGTGAAGTTCTATAGGTTTGTATTGTGCAGGTGATCAAACtaggatcccttctggcctttgaagaTGTGATGCATCATACTTAACCACTTGTGTGTTATAAGCAGTACTTTTCTGTCTAAAAAGACTATTTCAAGTATGGGTTTTAAAAACTTCACTAGATGGGTGTAATCTGTTCGCTGATGTATGATAGCCTGAAGGGATTCATTTGAGAGCGGAGAGACCTGGAAATTCTTGGACTTCGTAATTTACTTTTCTGTTCCTCCTAGGCCCAACTTTAAAGGCACATGTCCAGGGGCACAGGGCTGATAGAAACTGACAAACCACTAACAATTTTCTTCAAGTCTAGCTTGTTTTTTCTCATTGAAACAAATATCAAGTCTTGTTTTGGAGAAATTCTGTTCAGCTGCAGCGAAgctctgtgtgtctgtgcctCCAGAACTAGGGTGATCTTAACCAgaatggacatttaaaaaaaaaaaaaaaaaaaaggtaggaaAATTACATTCTATGATGGCCAAGTAGGCTCCTTTGTTCATAACATTAAAGCTAGTGAACTGATTCTGTTGATTGTTGGTTTGGACATTAGCACTAAATAAGACTCTTTGAAGACTGTGTAGCTTCAATTATTTTTCAAGTTAGTGGAGGACCAAATTTCTACTTGAGTTCAAACTGTTAAACCATTCTACTTGAATGGTTTTAAAAGTTTAAACTCTAGCCTTGTGTTAAATTCTGTAGTCCGATACTGGGTCTTCTCTATTAGTTCTGAAGTAGTCTCCAGCCTTTGGGAACTGAAGTCTGGACTGATCAGCATAAAACAGCAAATTCAAAGTGGTTTAGCACTAGAAGCAGTAACCCATAGCATTTTTACCTGCTGTTACCAAATCCCTCATCCAGTTAGCTTAATCTTATTCCTTTTATTTACTAAAACAAAGTCCTACACTTTTACTATTGCCTCAGTTTCAATACCTCTTGGAAAGTTTTGATTCTCATCTCTGGTGTGAGAAAAACACATCttaactcattttttttaattactaagAAGAGCCATAAAACTAAATTTAGGAGATTCCAATCTAGCTCACCTCAGGAAGCCAAGGCCCTGATGGCTGCAAACACTTGGGCAATCAGTGGGACTACCTACCATAGTAAAGTTAAGAACATTTATAAGTGCAAGATCAGGGCACAAAAGGAAGTGTTGATGTGTGGAATCTCCAATGAAGTAGAATTGTAGGCaagtaatttttcattttttttattcctaCAACCAAAGGGCAGCTCCAGCTGGTGATGCTGTTTGTCTTTGCTGCTATGAAGATCCTAGGCTAGATTCTCCGGAACACTCTGGCAATAATCCAGGTTTATAGTTGCTTCATTTAGGTGTTTGCATCACTGGAGCCATGCAAAGCAGCTGGAGTGTACTGCTGTTCTTTGATCCTGGAAATCAGAGAAATTATTACTGAACTATTCCTTGTCTTGATTCTTTTTAGGAGACTATTCAACATAAAGGTCAGTTTCTACATTCAAACTGTAGAAACAAAAGGTTAATTGCCCTGTGAAGCTAACTAGCTCTGCAGCCTCTACCAATTAATACAAGTATAGGAACATTCAATTAGAGGGTGGCAGCCAGCTTCTATTTGGCTTGACTGCTACCTTAAAAATCAGAAATTTACTGGCTTAATTTTTGTACCAAGTATTTAATTGTTAAATCTGTCTGGTGTTCAGTGGACACTTATTGATAGACAACATATTTGacttttcagtatttttaatttgttccatGTTCTGCTGGTAATTTACTTTTTTAATGAACAGGGGAAAGCCAATTAATTTATATTTGCCCATGTAATTTGTCAAAAGGAGCTGCTGTTAATTGAGGTCATTGGCAGAGAATTTGGGGCTCTAGTATCAGGGTCAATTTCCACATAGAGTGATTCACTGAAGCATACAGGCATTTGAGAGAGATTTGCAAAAACGTGGGATAGGGGATGGGATTGCATTGGCTTTAGGCATAGATCCAGAGCTCGGTGACCAGCTCAACCAGGTAGTGGGTAGtggtgggagaggaagaggaacgGAATCCTCCCCAAGCTCTGTAGCTTACTCCAACCCAGTAATGAATATGATTTCTGAATCTTCAGGCATCTTCTTTCTCCGGGGGTACACTGTTTCTGGGCAGTCTCTACCCCTGCATACAGATTGAGCATGTTTCTCAGTCTAGAAATGGAATTTTTGTATATTTCAAACAGGAGCTTTGCACAGCCATTCTATCAAACACAAGAAAACACTTATGTAAATTCTAACAACCTGCTTGCATCAACGCAGCCTTAGAGGGTAAACAAGTCCCCAGTGCAGATTCTCTGCATCGCTGCTGCACAGTGCGAGACCTTtacagcagagagaaaaatcAATATGCTTGAACTAAGTGCTAAAGCCACCAACAGATACCGCATCAGAATAGATAACATGGTATTAAGCTTAGAGatgcttttcatttttatttcacaaaAATAAAACGCATATTAAAGgattatatgcagtgttgtagccgtgttggtcccaacGTATTAGTGAGATCAGgcgggtgagataatatcttctattggaccaacttctatggCTGAGAAACAAGGTTTCAAGCTTCAAGTCCCGAAGAAGAGCTTGGTGTAAGctcaagcttgtctctctcacccatagaagttggtccaataaaagatattacctcacccactttgtgtcaCTATTAGAAGACGGACAGCTCTAAATAGGCAGtgagatgaaaaaaattaagcaaaGCAAGGAAAAAATGAACCTCTGGGAATTTTATTATTGGAATCCATAATCTTCTGCATTTGTTTCACCTTTGGTTATTTCATGTAGATATCAATAAAAATACTGGTGACATTTTCTGTCCATAAATCTCAAAGTCTGGAGGTTAATATCCTCCAGAAATTGTGTTGAAGAGTGTGGTATAAAAGCCTAGACAGCTTTGCAAAGGTTGTTAAGTATTATTGCTCCGGCTTGGATGTGAAACATCATCTCCAatacagagaggaaggatggcccagtagttagggcattGGCCTAGTGTTTGGGAGCCAGagttcaattcccttctctgctaCAGGCTTCTTGGGTGACTTTGAGCAAGATGTTTCAGTACAGATCCGCAAAGatatttagctgcctaactcccattgacttcagttcagATACCTGTGAAGACCTGGGCCTCAGGTCCCTATTTATAAAGGGGATAGTAGTACTTCCCCATCTCCCAGGTGTGTTGGGGGAATAAACACATTGAAgattgtgagctgctcagatactaggATGATGAGGGTCATGTAAATGCCCAAGAAGAGGTGAGAAACAGTGAATTAGTGGCAGTGCTGAGCTTAGAATAGGTCTCACTCCTATGTCCTGTCTACTGGAGCACTGCCTGCGTAACTGTGATTAGTATTTATATGGGCCCCAGTACCATGggatctgagcacttcacaattgTTAATGTATTTAGCATTTATTTAATGCCTCACCTCCCATGTTGTAGTAAAACAAGCCTGCCCTCCCCTTGATGTTTTTTTAACTCACATTAGCATCATCGGATCTGTGTTTGTGCAAAATGTCATACAGAAAGGGGGCACTAAATActataagaacataggaatggccgcACTGTGTCAGACCACTGGTccgtctagctcagtatcctatcttctgccaggggccagtgccagatacttgagggaatgaacagtacagggCAATTCATCAACTGATCCAGACTCTGTCTTCctgtcccaacttctggcagtcagaggtttagggacacccggagcacAGGGTAGTGTCCCTGAtcattgttagggggcttattccttcacccacttacttccctggtccttctcgcatgaacagagagcaacaatacccgaagtccaaaggtgcaaacaattcaatgtttactggggtgaacttccagcaagtatgattccagtttccttccttagtgtccccccttcccagctctgacaccacagagccttacctgtggccctgttcccattcctgctcttatctaaacatgattccaacttccccctccccacacacccttcctgattgactgcagactatatagtaaaacttgagttctgcttagctataccttaaccaatcattttactgaaatttaactaaccaatcctaatgtattgtaacatgattatttaaccaattatattccaccaccttaattagtttatacccagcaaaattaattatacagcagatcgaaacaatcacagaaccagacagagattatacagacaaacaatagggaagtggggaccacAGTGATAGaccaacaaagaaatgaggatttcacatcctagctattgataagtgagttcttgccggataggatgctatcaaactaagtttccttttacatcttctaggcacttccctttctctggaggcgataggcattatcaggacaggattgtattcttAACAGCCCAATAGCGCCTTCTTTCAATGTGgctggtttgggatgtgaggatgtgatcggtcgcttcccagcttatggctgcctctgctgcttagccaaaggccttagcctaagcacagggcctcaggctgtcacagtgagagaaggcttttacaccggcagacagtgattttgattctttcttttatacctctataactagcc encodes:
- the RPS29 gene encoding LOW QUALITY PROTEIN: small ribosomal subunit protein uS14 (The sequence of the model RefSeq protein was modified relative to this genomic sequence to represent the inferred CDS: inserted 1 base in 1 codon), encoding MRGGSXLPFGAVRAAGRMGHQQLYWSHPRKFGQGSRSCRVCSNRHGLIRKYGLNMCRQCFRQYAKDIGFVKLD